gcgggtactatttaatgaatgccagttgaggacttgtgatgcgtctttctcaaactagacactaatgtacttgtcctcttgctcagttttgCACCAGggccttccactcctctttctattctggttagcgccagtttgctctgttctgtgaaggggtaGTACACagcgagatcttcagtttcttggcaatttctcacattgaATAGCCTTAAttcctcagaacaagaatagactgatgagtttcagaagtaagttctttgtttttggccattttgagcctgtaatcgaacccacaaatgctgatgctccagatactcaactagtctaaagaaggccagttttattgcttctttaatcaaaacaacagttttcagctgtgctaacataattgcaaaagggttttataatgatcaattaAACTTTTAAAAtaatacacttggattagctaacacaatgcgccattggaacacaggagtgatggctgctgataatgggcctctgtgcgcCTATGTAGGTATTCCATTAAGAATCacccgtttccagctacaataatcatttacaacattaacaatgtttacactgtatttctgatcaatttgaagttattttaatggataaaaaaaagcttttctttcaaaaacaaggacatttctaagtgaccccaaacttttaaaaggtggtgtgtatatatagtactTGGCTATAGACTGTGTACTAGAACAGTATATATTTCTGAAGAGGACAGTGGACTGACTATCTGTAGAGTGCCCACTTATTTGATCATGCCTTATTTTGTTTGATAGTTAGTGGATTTGATTTCTGCACGATGAGCGCAGTAAAACCACTTTCTCATCCATAATTGAAGATTACACGAGGTCTTCCCCCCAGCTCTTATTTCTGTTACTACGCTCTGTTCATCTGTCCCTCAGAACTGGTTGTTTTACCCTTCCTATGACTGCTTCTCCCCAGCAACCCAGTTATGCTGTGACCACTAAGAGGTTCAGCTATCTCCTGGTGAAGACGGGCACCCTCATGCTGAAGGCTTGCAGTGACCTGAGGGGATACACACCAGGCCAGATCATCAGACTAGCCACTGAGATCCACAACAAGTCAGGCAAGGACACGGGCTGTGTGCTGGCCAGTCTCATACAGGTACCACAAGACCACGTCTCACGGTTTCATGTTGCTACTGGTGTAACTTTTGATCAAATgctgatacactatatatactaaagtatgtggacaccacttcaaatgagtggattcggctatttcaaccacaccgtTGCTTGACAGTTGTATAAAATGTAGCACACAGCCATTTAATTTCCATAGactaacattggcagtagaatgaccttactggagagctcagtgactttcaacgtggcactgtcttccaacaagtcagttcatcaaatttctgccctgctggagctgccccggtcaactgtaagtgctgttattgtgaagtggaaatgtctcggAGCAACAATGGGTCAGCCGcgaagtagtaggccacacaagttcacggAACGGAGCGGCCGAATGCTGAAGCATGGAGCGCATAAAATTTGTctatcctcggttgcaacactcactactgagttccaaactgcctctggaagcaacgtcagcttaagaactgttcgtcagaaACCcagaaatgggtttccatagccgagcagccgcacgcacacaagcctaagatcaccatgcgcaatgccaagtgtcggctggagtggtgtaaagctcacagccactggactctggagccgtggaaacgcgttctctggagtgatgaatcacgcttcaccatctggcagtcagacggacgaatctgggtttggcagatgccaggagaactctacctgtcccaatgcatagtacTAACTGTAaagtgtggtggaggaggaataattgtctgaggctgttttccatggttcgggctaggccccttagttccagtgaagggaaattgtaatgctacagcatacaattacattctagactattctgtccaactttgtggcaacagtcttgggaaggccctttcctgtttcatcatgacaatgcccccgtgcactaagtgaggtccatgcagaagtggtttgtcgagattggtgtggaagaacttgactggcctgcccagagccctgacctcaaccccatcaaacacctttggaatgaattggaactccGACTGCGTGCCtgatctcactaatgctcgtggctgaatggaagtacctttagcaatgttccaacatcaagtggaaagccttcccagaaaagtgaaggctgttatagcagctaaggtgggaccaactccatattaatgcccaggattttggaatgagatgttcgacgagcagctgTACACATACTTTTTAGTATTTTTAGTGTATATATTTGATCTGTAGTGTTTGTCTGTATTGTTTACTCTAGGCTGTATGTTTGTTGGATGTAGATCTTGTCTCTGATacccctcctccttttctcttGCTCAGAAAGTGACTTATAAGACCAAACGAGCTTTGTACGACCTGCGGACCATAGCAGAGGTAGAGGGGGCGGGAGTGAAGGCGGGGAAACACGCTGAGTGGCGAGAGCAGATCATCGTACCGCCCCTCCCCCAGTCTGCGCTGGCTGGCTGCAGCCTCATAGAGATTGACTACTTCATCCAGGTTAGTAACATCCTCAATCGAGTGCTCTGATGGGCATCCACCCGATTAAAGCATGTTGTTCACAGGTGGTATTTCAGAGTTTTAGCAGTTGTATAGTGTTCATTCTATAGAGTTCAGGTGGGCACTTCACGCTTCAGCAAACAAAGGCAAGGAGGGGTGctcaacaacaatgacaaaaatcacgagagttgcttaccaagaaaaacTTCCTAAGGAATAATTAGAGGTTAAAAGGTCATTTTGGAAGTTTTTCTTGGTAAACCATTCTCATACTGTTCATTCTGTAGTTATAGTTGCAATATGAACCAGACAATGTTcctcatacagtatcatactgtagtaatCCTCTCATTAACCCAATGCACCTGCCATGTAGTATGCTGTAAGTCATTCATGCTCTGTTTCAGAGGTCTCTTTTGAGTTCAGGGATTACAACTATGGTAATCTGAACAGATCAGATGTCTTGGTCGTCATACAGTATGGCAAAGCGATTTGTGTCAGTACTGTACTTAAAGGATCACCTGGGATGACAGgatatttaacatttacattgtgTCTTTGTGAACGCTGCAGGTATCACTAAAATCCCCTGAGACGGTTGTCACTTTACCCATCTACATCGGGAACATCGCTGTCAACTTGACCCCGTCACGAGCTATGCCCTCAACCCCAGCCCCAACACCCATCAGCCCTAACACCGGCCTGGAAGGGGTTACCCCCAGCGCACCCCCAGCTGAGGAGGACCTGGATGAGGAGTTGGGTGCAGGGGGTTCAGTCAGCGAGGAGATCCCCACTAAGAGCCACTCCCAGCAGGACCAATCCGGCCGGCCTCCCACCATGTCCCCCAGTGCATTTAGCTACGCTCCCGGTGCAGCTTTCCCACCCAGCCAGCGATGTGCCGACGACACCTCTGCACCTCTGTTCTGTGTGTCCACTGGGTCCACCATCCCTTTCTTCACAGAGGGAAACGTCACCCCAGTACCCACGTCCTGTCCTCTCATACTCCCCCCTGAGTACAGCACCTGGGACTACCCACAtggtgagttacccctgcctAATACAGCACTATTACATAGTTAGTCACCACTTGCTGCTCCTACACACAGTTTAACCTGTCTGGAGTTGATTCTGTAAATCACTTCTGTTTCATTATGATGATAAATTAACAATAGTCTACTATTTGTCGGACTGTTTCTCTGGTTTGTATGTGGATCTTACAGAACCCCCTCCCACCTATGAGGAGAGCTGCAGCAGCAACAACTCCAGCTTCAACAACAGCAGGCCGTAGAGGAGGGGGACTGAGCATAATGCAGCTCAAAACTGCAATTACACTCCCTAAAGGACAAATAGGGTACTGCAGACCTAGCTCCAAGGGGATAGAAGACGCTAACCTCCTAAATGTTACActtaaacagggctctccaaccctgttcctggagctaCCCACCTCTAGTTTTTCAccccgaccctgttcctggagctaccctcctgtaggttttcactccaaccctgttcctggagctaccctcctgtaggttttcactccgaccCTATTCctggaaaacctacaggagggtagctccaggaatagggttggagtgaaaacctacaggagggtagctctccaggaacggggctggagtgaaaacctacaggacggtagctctctaggaacagggttagagagccctgctctaaatatgtttaaaaaagGGATCATAtctgttgttttttgtgtgtgtgtcatgatggtttatacccctttttctccctgacTAAAATGTCCTGCTATTATATAGATTGCTTGAGAGAGAACATGAACTGTGTCTAAAATTAGCACTTCAGAGTAAACATATAGTGGGTAGGACATTCCATGTTTAGAGCCCATTGGAGGCTAAACATTTTTGCATTTGAGAATATTCTTGCATCTATGATGCCTTGAAATTGTTGTAGGCCTGCTACTGTCTCTCCTTCATCCTTCAGACACAACCAAAAGCTGGCCTTTGTTGTAGTTTCTTTCCAAATGTGCACACTACTGTAATTCCGATCCATCACTGTCCACTTCCACCACAGTGGCTCCGTCTTTTGATGGGTGGAGTCGGGCTGGCCTAGCTGGACATCAGGACCTGAGCATGCCTACCCCCTGGTGGCCATCAACGGAAGAGAATGTTGCCCATCAACAGAAGAGAATGTTGCCCATCAACGGAAGAGAATGTTGCCCATCAACGGAAGATAATGTTGCCCATCAACGGAAGATAATGTTGCCCATCAACGGAAGATAATGTTGCCCATTGGGAAAGCTTCTGACCATCACTAAGGGCACTATTTAATCTGTAAAGCTGAAGCGTTGCAGATTCCACGATAGAAATGTAGAGGTCAATTCCCATTGAGCCAACATCTGCAGCGTTTacagtgaatgcagtctccgctaaaGGAGGAACATGGTCTTTAAATTTCAAGCACGCTGTAAAGCTGCAatgcagattgaatagagccctaaagcACTGGAACTCAATGATGCCTGCTAAGTAGAACAATACTCCTTCAACCTGTGATCTACTGACCAGGGGCTTCATATCTTGTCACCTCATCATCTTGAAACAGACAAGCGGGACATTGTACTCTTGGGTGTGTAGGGGTAATTGACATAGCATGGATTGATATGCATTTATGACATCTGATGCAAACACTTTTACCttcctcttttcttttcttttaccCTGGATACAATTTTTACCCTGATTTTCCCCATGTGGCCTTAACTCCTTCTGTTCTACCTACATTACTATGTGGTGATGAAGACAGTTGTCTTCAGGGTTTCTGTTGCTTTTGAAATGGCAGTCAATGCAGATAACACATTTGTTGGTGCGACAACCAACAGTGTGAAATGTTCAAGCACAAGACAGCACTTTTTGGCAGTTTGAAACAGTGCATGTATATGTTGTTGTGTGTGGATGTGTATGTAGTGTACCAGTTCCTGTTGGTGATCGCCCCTCCTATCTTTGGCAGTTGATAACGTTGGACAGCTCAGTTTTACAACTTGACATCAGGCAATATCATCCACTGTGTGTTTATGTTGATTTGTATGTCTTGTTTCTGTCTCAATGACAGCCTCCTTTTGTATGTCTAGGCCAACCACACTGTGGCTTATGTTTCCTACAATTCTGTAATGACAAACTTTAGCACCTGCTGTGGGAATAAATGTATATAGCCATCCCTCCTGTAATGGCAGCCTCGTGCTGTCAAAGCCGTCATATACCAGAAAATAGATGGCAGATGATATTGGGAATTGATCTGCAGTTTAGACCACTGCTCTAAAGTAATAAGGCATCAGCTCTGAAAGAACCATAGAAATCACACCTCTACTTTATTTACCATCTACTATTGTGTGAAACATACGATTCCTGAAAATAAGGCCAAGCTGCTAAATCAAAATGTGCAATATATTGTCAACATTTATGGTCTTAATTTGAGGTTAGGATTAGGAAtacggttagcagtgtggttaaggttaaaatATTATTTGATTTGAAGTAGATCTTCCGGCTTTGCAGCTTGACCAGAAAGTGACATCCGAAATATACTATGTAATACACTCATTAAACATCACTAGACATAATATTACACCTTCTACTGTGTGAAACATACTGTGTAATGTACATGTCCGCTGAGTTGTTGTTAAAACAAGCCTTAACTACATGGTCCCAGTTCCCATTAGTCTGCATAGTCATCATCCTCATCCAGGTGCTAGAGGTTTGGAATAGGATCTCTTTGTCTAGGAGAATATTGGGAGGGCTTTTGTGGCCCTCCCTGTTTTATCTACTGGTCTCCCCTGGACTGAAGATGCACTGAATGAATACTAAAGTAGCTGTGAAACCCGTGAGGATTTTCCTCAAATGTATTTCAGCTCTGCTTGTGAACCTTGCATCTCCTCTTTTTTAATCCTAGAAAAAGAACAAGACTAAAAATGTGCAATTCTGTTATCTCCGTGTTTGGTACGGCAGCTTAGTTCTCAAGTCATTTCATGCTGCTTTTATCAATCCTGCCCCACTGTTTTTATTTCTCTTCACCAAAGGTACTATAGCTTTCTAAACTCCATGTTTTCGTTGTGCATTCTTTCCCCTCACAAATCGGTGAGTGGTGTACATGTGGTTTTGTATTTTTCTACTTGTGAACAGTTTTCTGGTGCAAATGGTAGCcatttgagagagaaaaaatattaTGGAGAAAAAAATGTAGCACCATAGTCAATCAAAATTGTACAGTTGACCAATAAAATGATAATCTGACATATCCTTTGTACTGGTTTTGCAAAGGAAAAGGGTTTCTTGGGCCCTATATTTACCTGTCCCAAAGCACAAAGATATCATGTTATGATACTATAAGTGGTTGGATGATAGAGAATCAAAGGTGACCTCAAGTGCCGTCAAAGGAAATGGGTCTATCAACTGCTTTAAAAGATGGGAACATATGCCTTGTGTTCTGCCTGTGTAATCCTACATGCCGTGGTGTGACTGAGATGCTATACTTTAGCCTCCTTCCTTATAATGTTTTGACAATGACATGGCCCATAGACTGTCCAGTAGCCATGACAATGGGAGCAGCAGGGTAGAGCGTGAGAAGAGCAATGAAGAAAAAGCCTTTTCAGGCATCATCCCCGGGCTCGCCACCTCACTGTTTACCGCAGCATCACTCATCCTCTGTTGCCATAGAAACTGCTTAGCCCCAATCCGCCAGCCTCCCTGTGTCACACATGGACCACAGAGCTCATGTCTGCTTGCATACCTGCCAAGTGATGGAGGGAATATAATCTGCAAGGGCAACCTAATTTCACATTTCACATAATGTGCAGAATCACTGCTGGATATTCTATGCTGGTATGTGGCCATTGCTTAATTTTTGTCATGCTGCAACAGCTACACTGTTGGATATTTTATAATGGAAGTAAATATTGGGGCCAACATCTAGACTATTGCCTTGTCTTCAGCTCCACCACCTGCTGTGATGATATAATGACCCAAATAAGGTGTGTGGGCTACAGGCCTATATCATTATCAACCACTGGAGACAGAGCTAGTGGTGAGTTAAAGTTAGCCCCTGTATATACGGTATATCGTTTGACAttctttttataatttttttacaTACACCAGAATGTACAAACCACTTGTGAGGTAAATCATTTGAGGGTTTAGAATGTGTGATGTTAGAGAGCGCACAGAAATCCCCTCCCTGACATCCCCCCTCCCGCTGACCTATTTGTTACGTCACTGGCCTACTACAGTGTCCTTGGATGACTGACCTATCGTCGATCATAACCAATTTGCATTTCATCATAGTAAATTGGACGAGCAATCCAACGCATACATGGATGAAGAAATGGTAAATTGCCTACTTAACTAATGAAATATGGAAGAACTTCAAGTAGCCTATGAGATTAATGGCAGTATGGTTAAGTGATTAGAATGATCTAGGCCTAATTATCTAGGGTAACCATAACAATGAGCTCACTAcccattgatttaaaaaaatgctgTTTAGTGTTTCAACCAATTAAGCTAGTTGTCAGATCCAAACCAGTTTATATTCTGAGCCAATCAGATGTTTTTGGCCTATGGTGGTTTTGAAAAATGTAGCAACTCTGCACTTTCCTGATGAACTCTACGGCTGAGCCTCTTTATCAGCTAGTTCCATGGAAACACTGACTTCTATGGCCTTTGCCAAGGTCAGAATACTTTCTGTTAAATTAGCACAGCAGcaaacattctgcagcgatacgccatctcatctggtttgcgtttagtgggacaatcatttgtttttcaacaggacaatgacccaacacaggctgtgtaagggctatttgagtgatggagtgctgcatcagatgacctggcctccacaaccaccaaacctcaacccaattgagatgagttggaccgcagagtgaaggaaaagcaaccaacaagtgctcagcatatgtgggaaccccttcaaaactgttggaaaagcattccaggtgaagctggttgagagaatgccaagagtgtgcaaagctgtcagaggcaaagggtggctactttcaagaatgtcatatatatatatatttttttttatttgtttcccacttttttggttactacaggattccatat
This region of Oncorhynchus masou masou isolate Uvic2021 chromosome 8, UVic_Omas_1.1, whole genome shotgun sequence genomic DNA includes:
- the arrdc1b gene encoding arrestin domain-containing protein 1b, with the translated sequence MGKLQEFDITFTNNKVVYSPGESISGTVKITSGSSLQYKAIKVNCLGSCGVSNKMNDTSWTLEEQYFSSTLSVADKGTLAAGEHSFPFQFVIPVAAPTSFEGPFGKIVYRVRAVIDTPRFSKDYKAQKPFYLLNLLNLNQVPDIEQPSYAVTTKRFSYLLVKTGTLMLKACSDLRGYTPGQIIRLATEIHNKSGKDTGCVLASLIQKVTYKTKRALYDLRTIAEVEGAGVKAGKHAEWREQIIVPPLPQSALAGCSLIEIDYFIQVSLKSPETVVTLPIYIGNIAVNLTPSRAMPSTPAPTPISPNTGLEGVTPSAPPAEEDLDEELGAGGSVSEEIPTKSHSQQDQSGRPPTMSPSAFSYAPGAAFPPSQRCADDTSAPLFCVSTGSTIPFFTEGNVTPVPTSCPLILPPEYSTWDYPHEPPPTYEESCSSNNSSFNNSRP